Proteins from a single region of Primulina tabacum isolate GXHZ01 chromosome 5, ASM2559414v2, whole genome shotgun sequence:
- the LOC142547275 gene encoding haloacid dehalogenase-like hydrolase domain-containing protein At2g33255, protein MHTYPLRALLFFLPRRAFSAMSTLTLTSVISAVSSKRRLRGVVFDMDGTLTVPVIDFPSMYRAVLGEEEYVRIKLENPSGIDVLHQIEKWSPDKQKRAYEIIAVFEKQGSDRLQIMPGASELCRFLDSRNVRRGLITRNVKESVDLFHNRFGMTFSPALSREFRPYKPDPAPLLHICSNWGVQPDEVMMIGDSLKDDVACGKRAGAFTCLLDETGQYNSPEYHNVGLEPDYFVSSLVEVLSVLEAKFDLTP, encoded by the exons ATGCATACTTACCCGCTGAGAGCCCTCCTCTTCTTCCTTCCCAGAAGGGCATTCTCGGCAATGTCTACCCTTACCCTCACCTCCGTCATCTCTGCCGTGTCCTCCAAGCGCCGCCTGAGGGGTGTGGTGTTCGACATGGACGGAACCCTAACAGTCCCCGTTATTGATTTCCCGTCCATGTACAGAGCAGTGCTCGGGGAAGAAGAGTACGTAAGGATCAAACTGGAAAACCCTTCGGGCATCGATGTTCTGCACCAGATTGAGAAATGGAGCCCTGACAAGCAGAAACGGGCTTATGAGATCATCGCGGTGTTTGAGAAACAGGGTTCGGATCGCCTGCAGATTATGCCTG GTGCTTCAGAACTTTGTAGGTTTCTTGACTCGAGAAATGTTAG AAGAGGGTTAATCACAAGAAATGTCAAGGAATCAGTTGACTTATTTCATAATCGATTTGGG ATGACATTTTCTCCTGCATTAAGCAGGGAGTTTCGACCTTACAAACCCGACCCTGCTCCCCTGCTTCATATATGTTCGAATTGGGGAGTGCAACCGGATGAAGTCATGATGATCGGGGATAGCTTGAAAGACGAT GTGGCATGTGGAAAACGAGCTGGGGCGTTCACTTGCTTGCTTGATGAAACCGGTCAGTACAATTCTCCAGAATACCACAATGTAGGACTCGAACCAGATTACTTCGTGTCATCTCTGGTGGAAGTTCTTTCAGTTTTGGAAGCCAAATTTGACCTTACTCCCTAA